The proteins below are encoded in one region of Myxococcales bacterium:
- a CDS encoding protein kinase: MGVDEADAFDTTLLAESGPRSTSKPPSSDATRWVGQRLDHFDVQRPLGSGGMGAVYVGHDRSLDRRVAIKVLPEGLAESGELQERFLREARAQARLNSAHVAHIYYIGRTPANDHGKTSLFFAMELVDGGDLEDFIDKREPVDPELARRLMLEVAQGLRDAQRAGIIHRDIKPSNLLLDKKGNLKIADFGVAKPVGGTDSKITRDGAVVGSPLYMAPEQAKGEDIDHRADMYSVGCTFYHLLSGAPPFNAKTPVAVIAKHLTEAPPRLALAVPIVPKRLAAIVERLMSKEPAGRFDSYDDLIAALEAAAPETVRHAGFWVRGAAVGVDVGLASLVIGLLGLPGLFLHLIYVSVAHATRGQSLGKLLMNLQVRRPDGGRLGLGRSAVRTVASMWMPFFAGLVILLTQGRGGLQLAIRQIQITDMDAFRGLVLAVVLGNALLSLLYGAGLALAAFHPEKRAAHDLIVGSEVVYRLK, encoded by the coding sequence ATGGGCGTCGACGAAGCTGACGCATTCGACACCACACTCCTGGCCGAGAGTGGCCCACGAAGCACATCCAAGCCCCCGAGCTCGGACGCCACTCGCTGGGTGGGTCAGCGACTCGACCACTTCGACGTCCAGCGACCGCTCGGCAGCGGCGGGATGGGGGCGGTGTACGTGGGGCACGACCGCTCCCTCGACCGGCGAGTGGCCATCAAGGTCCTGCCCGAGGGCCTCGCGGAGAGCGGGGAGCTGCAGGAGCGTTTCCTGCGCGAAGCTCGCGCGCAGGCGCGCCTCAACTCGGCCCACGTTGCTCACATCTATTACATCGGACGAACCCCGGCGAACGACCACGGTAAGACCTCTCTCTTCTTCGCCATGGAGCTGGTCGATGGCGGCGACCTGGAAGACTTCATCGACAAACGCGAGCCCGTCGATCCGGAGCTTGCCCGGCGGCTGATGCTGGAGGTCGCCCAGGGGCTGCGCGACGCACAACGCGCGGGCATCATCCATCGCGACATCAAGCCGAGCAATCTGCTGCTCGACAAGAAGGGCAACCTGAAGATCGCCGACTTTGGCGTCGCAAAACCCGTGGGCGGAACGGACTCGAAGATCACCCGCGACGGCGCGGTGGTGGGCAGCCCGCTCTACATGGCGCCGGAGCAGGCGAAGGGCGAGGACATCGACCATCGCGCCGACATGTACTCGGTGGGCTGCACCTTCTACCATCTGCTCTCGGGCGCTCCGCCATTCAACGCAAAGACGCCGGTGGCGGTGATCGCCAAACACCTGACCGAGGCCCCACCGAGGCTCGCGCTCGCGGTGCCAATCGTTCCCAAACGCCTCGCGGCGATCGTCGAGCGCCTGATGTCGAAGGAACCGGCGGGGCGCTTCGACAGCTACGACGATCTGATCGCAGCGCTCGAAGCCGCCGCCCCCGAGACGGTCCGGCACGCAGGCTTCTGGGTGCGCGGCGCCGCGGTGGGGGTCGACGTCGGCCTCGCCAGCCTGGTGATCGGGCTTCTGGGTCTGCCGGGGCTCTTCCTCCACCTCATCTATGTGAGTGTGGCCCACGCCACCCGCGGGCAGAGTCTTGGGAAGCTGCTGATGAACCTGCAGGTGCGGCGCCCCGATGGCGGGCGCCTCGGGCTGGGCCGCTCGGCAGTGCGAACCGTGGCCAGCATGTGGATGCCGTTCTTCGCGGGCCTCGTGATCCTGCTGACCCAGGGGCGCGGCGGGCTTCAGCTCGCAATTCGACAGATCCAGATCACCGACATGGACGCCTTCCGCGGGCTGGTCCTGGCGGTGGTCCTCGGCAACGCGCTGCTGAGTCTGCTGTACGGTGCTGGCCTCGCCCTCGCCGCATTCCACCCGGAAAAACGTGCGGCCCACGACCTGATTGTCGGGTCCGAGGTGGTCTACCGGCTGAAGTGA